A genomic stretch from Phaeodactylum tricornutum CCAP 1055/1 chromosome 22, whole genome shotgun sequence includes:
- a CDS encoding predicted protein has protein sequence LSLAPMMEYTDRHFRHLVRLVSNRTLLYTEMVAANALANERKNRYLAQGRVMPEGPSVLQLGGSDPEQMFQAAQTVLDMTARGHCDYTAINLNCGCPSPKVAGKGCFGAALMDEPQLVAELTKALHEGTEGRLPVTVKCRIGTDSDQAFTRQAYAAIDPEQEYSKLRSFIETVASDGIVTDFSVHARIAVLQKSFSPSDNRKIPPLKYDIVRRLVQEYPDFTFSLNGGVESISQAQAEFATSPGLKGVMIGRSWAADPWSFAMADRLLYKDENAPRNRLEILQAFGRHADREEELGDPVKIRRFIVKAVTPLFTGEINAKRYRIALNEIA, from the exons CTGTCGCTAGCGCCCATGATGGAATACACGGATCGGCATTTCCGTCACTTGGTACGGCTCGTTTCCAACCGCACGCTGCTCTATACGGAAATGGTCGCCGCAAACGCTTTGGCAAACGAACGGAAAAAC CGGTACCTCGCGCAGGGTCGAGTCATGCCGGAAGGCCCGTCGGTCCTGCAATTGGGTGGCTCCGATCCGGAACAAATGTTTCAAGCTGCGCAGACCGTGTTGGACATGACGGCACGCGGACACTGCGATTACACCGCCATTAATCTCAATTGCGGATGTCCCAGTCCTAAAGTGGCCGGCAAAGGATGTTTCGGCGCGGCACTCATGGACGAACCTCAACTGGTGGCGGAACTGACCAAAGCCTTGCACGAAGGTACCGAAGGCCGTTTGCCCGTCACCGTCAAGTGTCGAATCGGTACCGATTCGGATCAAGCCTTCACCAGACAGGCCTACGCCGCCATCGACCCCGAACAAGAGTATTCCAAGCTGCGCAGTTTTATTGAAACGGTGGCATCCGACGGGATCGTGACGGACTTTTCCGTACACGCGCGCATTGCGGTATTGCAAAAGTCGTTCTCGCCGTCGGACAATCGTAAAATCCCACCACTCAAGTACGACATCGTTCGTCGACTCGTACAAGAATATCCCGACTTCACGTTCTCCTTAAATGGCGgtgtcgaaagcatttcGCAAGCACAAGCGGAATTTGCCACGTCGCCTGGTCTCAAAGGAGTCATGATTGGACGATCATGGGCTGCGGACCCGTGGAGTTTCGCCATGGCAGACCGGTTGCTGTACAAGGATGAAAATGCACCACGGAACCGTCTCGAAATTTTGCAAGCCTTTGGTCGGCACGCCGATAGAGAAGAAGAATTGGGCGATCCCGTAAAGATTCGACGGTTCATCGTGAAAGCCGTCACTCCTCTGTTTACCGGTGAAATAAATGCGAAACGGTACCGTATTGCGCTGAATGAGATTGCC
- a CDS encoding predicted protein, translating into MQFKTIIEPFRIKTVESIRRTTREERLKAIEEAGFNLFLLDADNVLVDLLTDSGTGAMSAKQWGGMMQGDESYAGSKSFYKFKSAVQGITGYKHVIPTHQGRAAERILFGSVLKGGDIVPNNTHFDTTRANVEHHKAVALDIPISEARSPSVVLPFKGNIDLELLEEQLLRNKQKIPIVFVTITNNSGGGQPVSMANIRGASHICKKFSVPFFLDACRFAENAWFIKMREEGYAGKSPLEIAQELFSLADGCTMSAKKDGLANIGGFLALNDDCLAQACKNELIRTEGFPTYGGLAGYDLEAIAVGIQEVLEEDYLAYRIQSVAYFGKQLTDAGIPIVQPPGGHAVYIDATAMLPHIPVSEFPAWALSLALYVEGGIRSVEIGSVMFGQETPASMELVRLAFPRRVYTQSHVDYVSEVLRYINEHKSNIHGVRIVEQPAVLRHFSARFEPIGGSLQ; encoded by the exons ATGCAATTCAAGACAATCATCGAACCATTTCGGATCAAGACGGTGGAATCCATCCGTCGGACCACACGCGAAGAAAGATTGAAGGCTATTGAAGAGGCTGGATTTAATTTGTTCCTTTTGGATGCTGACAATGTACTAGTTGACTTGTTGACCGACTCGGGTACGGGCGCAATGTCTGCCAAACAGTGGGGTGGGATGATGCAAGGTGACGAATCTTATGCCGGTTCAAAATCGTTCTATAAATTTAAATCAGCTGTACAAGGCATCACTGGTTACAAGCACGTCATACCAACGCATCAGGGTCGAGCAGCAGAGAGAATCCTCTTTGGTTCTGTCTTGAAGGGTGGTGATATCGTGCCAAACAACACGCACTTTGACACAACCAGAGCTAACGTCGAACACCACAAGGCCGTGGCTTTGGACATTCCCATATCGGAAGCACGATCCCCTTCTGTCGTCCTTCCCTTTAAAGGAAATATAGATCTTGAACTGTTGGAAGAGCAACTATTGCGCAACAAGCAAAAAATACCGATCGTGTTTGTCACCATTACGAATAATTCGGGAGGTGGACAGCCTGTCTCAATGGCAAACATCCGTGGGGCAAGTCACATTTGTAAAAAGTTCAGTGTTCCCTTTTTTCTCGATGCTTGCCGTTTCGCGGAGAATGCCTGGTTTATCAAAATGCGCGAGGAGGGCTATGCCGGCAAGTCTCCGCTAGAAATTGCACAAGAACTATTCAGCCTTGCCGATGGTTGCACCATGTCAGCTAAGAAGGACGGCTTGGCAAATATCGGAGGCTTTTTGGCACTGAACGACGATTGTCTAGCCCAGGCGTGCAAGAATGAACTG ATTCGCACTGAAGGGTTCCCGACGTATGGAGGGCTGGCCGGGTACGACCTTGAGGCTATTGCTGTCGGTATACAAGAAGTACTTGAGGAGGATTATTTAGCGTATCGAATACAATCCGTTGCGTATTTTGGCAAGCAACTGACCGATGCCGGGATACCGATTGTCCAGCCACCCGGAGGCCACGCGGTCTACATCGATGCCACAGCTATGCTTCCCCACATTCCCGTCTCCGAATTTCCGGCATGGGCTCTTTCTCTTGCACTTTATGTTGAGGGCGGTATTCGCTCTGTCGAGATTGGGTCCGTTATGTTTGGACAGGAGACACCGGCTTCGATGGAGCTGGTTCGACTGGCATTTCCACGTCGGGTCTACACACAGTCGCATGTGGACTATGTGTCCGAGGTCCTTCGCTACATCAATGAGCATAAGAGCAACATCCATGGCGTTCGTATTGTTGAGCAGCCAGCGGTTTTGCGTCACTTTAGTGCCAGATTTGAGCCTATTGGAGGTTCTCTCCAATAG
- a CDS encoding predicted protein — protein sequence MLGPTSFRMKNRTPDELDQKNKLTMESKPPAKPPSKADDPDLKESTTVFPKRKASDISTSDNTVTPVKKKRKSPANPWKKPKDMPKRPLSAYNLFFKEERYRLLSAGPRSSRTDEKAQTSRHSSIGESDDSTGSSRRQHVKVSGIGFANLAKLIGAKWNDLDDETRLPFVRRAAVDKQRYDVAVAEWRLTQKNKKQNVPPDNRRASKPTPTGFADQKGSLLLSSERSYEAISDPYPPEWFETTDSSRQLQARLYAHEQTVYGTSPLSPRYATHPGAAFAMHQNHHPHHVSQNYHLPSLSPQTLHNQYDDPRRQPIFHNPPDFYTQQSIDHDPAFRHQFGAREDTREDPRGSSYIMSPSQRGGFQGSFEEAVPHNPVRSHGTHELYGYVPLQHYPEGTITNPNAAIRPMGSLPMLPHVSSGQYPEGTPSRVRFDSARMARGDVQAHPVFERRYPPRMEHIPLEGAPTPGDGAETAARPEATNDNESIGVLRQNLDDDTINFLTNLQF from the coding sequence ATGCTAGGTCCAACGTCTTTTAGAATGAAAAACCGTACACCAGATGAGCTTGACCAGAAGAATAAATTAACGATGGAATCGAAGCCTCCGGCGAAACCGCCGAGCAAGGCTGATGATCCTGACCTCAAGGAATCGACGACGGTTTTTCCGAAGCGGAAAGCATCTGACATTTCGACGAGTGATAACACAGTAACGCCTGTcaaaaagaagagaaagtCACCTGCAAATCCATGGAAAAAACCGAAAGATATGCCAAAAAGGCCATTGAGTGCGTATAATCTTTTTTTCAAGGAAGAACGGTATCGTCTGTTGAGCGCTGGTCCAAGAAGCTCAAGAACGGATGAGAAAGCTCAAACCTCTCGTCACTCGTCAATTGGGGAATCGGACGACTCGACAGGGAGTTCGAGACGACAACACGTGAAAGTATCAGGTATTGGTTTTGCAAATCTGGCAAAGCTTATTGGGGCAAAATGGAATGATTTAGATGACGAGACTCGTTTACCCTTTGTCCGGCGTGCAGCTGTTGACAAGCAGAGGTACgatgttgccgttgccgaGTGGCGGCTGACACAAAAAAATAAAAAGCAGAACGTTCCGCCAGACAATCGACGTGCATCTAAGCCCACACCGACTGGTTTTGCTGATCAAAAGGGATCGCTTTTGCTCAGCTCTGAGCGTTCTTACGAAGCGATATCGGATCCGTATCCGCCGGAATGGTTTGAAACCACCGACTCCTCAAGGCAACTTCAGGCACGCTTGTACGCACACGAACAGACCGTGTACGGTACTTCCCCACTCAGTCCGAGATATGCTACCCATCCGGGGGCGGCTTTTGCAATGCATCAGAATCATCACCCGCACCATGTCTCGCAAAATTATCACCTACCTTCTCTTTCACCACAAACTCTTCATAACCAGTACGACGATCCGCGGCGTCAACCTATATTTCATAACCCACCAGATTTTTACACCCAGCAAAGCATCGACCACGATCCAGCTTTCCGTCATCAATTCGGTGCTAGAGAGGATACACGGGAGGATCCACGAGGATCGTCCTACATCATGTCACCGTCTCAGCGAGGAGGCTTTCAAGGCTCTTTTGAGGAGGCTGTGCCCCACAACCCTGTGCGTTCTCACGGCACACACGAACTTTACGGTTACGTGCCGCTACAACACTATCCAGAAGGAACGATAACTAACCCAAACGCCGCGATTCGACCAATGGGTTCACTTCCGATGCTTCCGCATGTGTCGAGTGGTCAGTATCCGGAGGGAACGCCGTCACGTGTCAGATTTGATTCAGCGCGAATGGCACGGGGGGATGTACAGGCACACCCCGTGTTTGAGCGTCGCTATCCCCCGCGCATGGAACATATACCGTTGGAGGGTGCACCGACTCCGGGAGACGGTGCCGAAACGGCCGCCCGCCCGGAAGCTACCAACGACAATGAATCGATCGGAGTCCTACGCCAAAATCTGGACGACGACACGATTAATTTTCTAACCAATCTACAGTTCTAA
- a CDS encoding predicted protein, with product MRMVRDAVHALLARTGHGDENVPLDSMHNVFIDNQGDAMPSSELVLCQRLLKYLKQASPSRQGSSQKTSTSDTNDDTGDEHNEQYCLRTNLRDNAPTTLTIRSVLGNIPSSQITHLTTLLATMLADRVDSDQLLPSTQDVQANQDAMNETACAVTLTATSLTAAQIYAYLLTLPGALGAGLVDVSTLTALSALLRRWRTECCGREHQWNAQNRVEQSTDGDHPTLPGKRRGTQPTRLQIDDMLMASQPVKRSRQGALLTETEECWGEQAQLADNVDASQISLSDNPSDMALSPSQLINVGLQVAQQVACIPRSKEFLSWSQEARDAILDAVTSVLATAAALSTGKNSTNSTSKDLCQSVKVTAVESLEKCLLEHSSDEPTLTDDANDSDQLTRRHESAVAILRGLLPSMIMKDVLPKGEQGKFAAAAIASDTLEGFLERIVEDISVHPHRWPARMSADYRAATRSETRTTPSNSAKDCSLMNTPTTARRSLGESNGGERSNRRSSHGLTPPRLKTPAAAAQNHRGICTSSNGRPRPVISAILGILQRLATDKGLDKASSRTVATDILYRCVRHLPHLERAHFLKFLIRCCYSKISAHRLVACEVIGQALSETWLWSDHVTTEFQISSDPTTPNSVRRQSLSPLVTQSSADMPAALLAALQGRLMDRVPAIRTVAAQSFTLNFRKVSAEHETPSTGARGVSISAMGLAQSFADEAYTIANSLRQRAACDEKATVRRAAVGALVELLIMSNHFPDFSCLLHAEDIDILRELCRDSSMLTRKSSSEALTRLLEHCLSAEASTSLKSTSIVIDLEQAWVSSVLTMVLDSEQGCIGKAMELVDRVLFCPIMRSSDDDAESESLVSVWRMLAAIGAGPGKQGASRSEIEALRVALAKTIEGAPSRPKMLESLLRKIHSVAVSTLDETQHQHDLIGNAIDSRRAGVWSLFEALMGYSKDLSEISQMVKSSNLDLDFLGTSWKRMLEWTRSKDLSKESAALLLGCMRKCLRILSKLATSIDRALVRRTAENLQELLITFSLPPEIVGSAITALAATTISANPESSDKEHRKRCANWIHSVFEACEQEIAACVNETSTVTAPAKLTRILFTLGEVSMIGFHASGDEGSSEMLSSGERQDSTEVSVLRGLKERPNSKLVQLLHAFLPERLPGFSGERTPEELRAHAFTALGKLCLRDDKLAKTSLNILARELYENMNNGSPSVQNNALLVLGDLCVKYTNMVDRFLPVMAACMQSGVTDLATNVLGSSLSSSAMVRKNAVLLLSSLILQDYIKWRGLLFHRFLVASADEDEEVANLSEMIVCGPLITKQPKLFFNHFVESIFVLNRCTAHPIYVAAATMGDSGSGIAVGFEGISLSGEVGRIRRHKMYEMMLAKLTDEDKIGVTARIAKDVLGSALQSGSDLHCACALDIPSSRSTGQESAFNVLSDALVVLSSPMIRVGKTAKEDDDIEDPNVPNASRRVLVAKGKLLSKISRKHLIEIILPILCNLKSILQKNCSRLLKDLMAFLVDVFRRYNTEVKEFLASDPDLLQEIEYDAKQFQKKNQSETPRNVASK from the coding sequence ATGCGGATGGTGCGTGATGCGGTCCACGCGCTTTTGGCTCGTACAGGACACGGCGATGAAAATGTACCGCTCGATAGCATGCACAACGTCTTTATCGACAATCAGGGAGATGCAATGCCGTCTTCGGAGCTCGTCCTTTGTCAACGGCTGCTAAAGTATTTGAAACAAGCGTCACCTTCACGGCAGGGAAGTTCCCAGAAAACCTCCACTTCTGATACCAACGACGATACGGGCGACGAACACAACGAGCAATATTGTTTGCGCACCAATCTCCGCGACAATGCTCCCACAACCTTGACGATTCGCTCTGTCTTGGGAAACATACCGAGCTCCCAAATCACACATCTTACGACTTTACTGGCGACGATGCTGGCGGATCGCGTCGATTCCGACCAGCTCCTCCCCTCAACTCAAGATGTCCAAGCTAACCAAGATGCTATGAACGAGACGGCCTGTGCCGTCACGCTAACCGCAACTAGTCTCACAGCGGCCCAAATCTACGCCTATTTGCTCACTCTTCCCGGTGCGCTCGGGGCAGGACTCGTCGACGTCTCGACCCTCACTGCACTCAGCGCACTATTAAGACGATGGCGTACGGAATGCTGTGGTAGAGAACACCAATGGAACGCACAAAACCGAGTGGAGCAGTCTACTGATGGTGACCACCCAACTCTGCCAGGAAAACGGCGGGGAACCCAACCCACGCGTCTACAGATTGACGACATGCTGATGGCGTCGCAACCCGTTAAGCGGTCGCGGCAGGGAGCTCTCCTCACGGAAACGGAAGAGTGCTGGGGGGAGCAAGCTCAACTTGCCGATAATGTCGACGCCAGCCAAATCTCGTTGAGCGACAACCCTAGCGACATGGCTCTGTCACCGTCACAACTAATTAACGTCGGCTTGCAGGTGGCACAGCAAGTGGCTTGCATTCCACGGTCCAAAGAATTTCTCAGTTGGTCACAAGAGGCGCGGGACGCCATACTGGACGCCGTTACCAGTGTGTTGGCTACCGCTGCCGCCCTCTCGACCGGCAAAAATTCCACAAACAGTACCTCCAAAGACTTGTGTCAGTCTGTGAAGGTGACTGCTGTGGAATCTTTGGAGAAATGTTTATTGGAGCACTCTTCCGACGAACCGACCCTGACGGACGATGCCAACGACAGTGATCAGCTGACTCGTCGCCACGAATCGGCAGTTGCCATTCTTCGGGGCCTTCTACCTTCCATGATAATGAAGGATGTGCTGCCCAAAGGCGAACAGGGAAAATTTGCCGCTGCTGCGATCGCTTCGGATACGCTCGAGGGTTTTTTGGAGCGCATCGTGGAAGATATCTCGGTACATCCGCATCGTTGGCCGGCAAGAATGTCTGCAGATTACCGAGCAGCAACTCGTTCTGAAACCCGCACAACACCATCCAACTCAGCCAAAGATTGCTCACTTATGAACACACCTACTACAGCTCGGCGTTCTCTGGGAGAAAGTAACGGAGGTGAAAGGAGCAATCGGCGTTCCAGTCATGGATTGACTCCCCCTAGACTCAAGACACCCGCCGCGGCGGCTCAGAATCATCGAGGAATCTGTACTAGCAGCAATGGACGCCCTCGACCCGTAATCAGCGCAATCCTTGGTATTCTTCAACGCCTCGCCACGGATAAAGGTTTGGACAAAGCGTCGTCTCGTACCGTCGCCACCGATATCTTGTATCGCTGCGTACGCCACTTGCCGCATCTGGAACGTGCCCACTTTCTAAAGTTTCTCATCCGGTGCTGCTATTCCAAAATTTCGGCCCATCGACTGGTAGCTTGCGAAGTTATTGGTCAAGCACTATCAGAGACTTGGTTATGGAGCGATCACGTCACCACAGAGTTCCAGATCTCTTCGGATCCTACCACTCCCAATTCCGTCCGACGTCAATCCCTCTCGCCTCTCGTGACGCAATCTTCCGCCGATATGCCTGCTGCCTTGTTAGCCGCATTGCAGGGACGTCTGATGGATCGAGTTCCGGCTATTCGTACGGTGGCAGCCCAATCTTTTACATTGAACTTTCGAAAGGTTAGCGCTGAGCATGAAACCCCCTCAACCGGTGCTCGCGGCGTTTCTATTTCGGCAATGGGATTGGCCCAGTCCTTCGCCGACGAGGCTTACACAATTGCGAACAGTCTGCGTCAACGTGCAGCATGTGACGAAAAGGCCACCGTTCGCCGTGCAGCCGTCGGGGCTTTGGTCGAGCTTTTAATCATGAGCAATCATTTCCCGGATTTTTCCTGTTTACTGCATGCAGAAGACATTGATATCCTCAGAGAATTATGCCGGGATTCTTCGATGCTGACACGGAAATCTTCCAGTGAAGCCTTGACGCGTTTACTAGAGCACTGTCTCTCGGCTGAAGCATCCACGAGTTTGAAAAGTACGTCGATTGTAATCGATCTAGAACAAGCATGGGTATCGTCCGTCTTGACGATGGTGCTCGACTCGGAGCAAGGCTGTATCGGTAAGGCTATGGAACTTGTTGATCGTGTATTATTCTGTCCTATCATGAGGtcaagcgacgacgatgctGAGTCAGAATCTCTTGTTTCCGTGTGGCGAATGTTGGCGGCAATTGGGGCTGGCCCGGGCAAACAAGGTGCATCCCGTAGTGAGATTGAGGCACTGCGCGTGGCTCTTGCAAAGACGATCGAAGGTGCTCCCTCACGGCCGAAAATGCTCGAATCGTTGTTGCGCAAAATTCATTCCGTAGCTGTCTCTACTCTCGACGAAACCCAGCACCAACATGACTTGATCGGTAATGCGATCGATTCCCGCCGTGCTGGTGTCTGGTCTCTTTTCGAAGCACTAATGGGCTACTCCAAGGATTTGTCCGAGATTTCACAAATGGTCAAATCCAGCAACTTAGATCTGGATTTTTTGGGCACATCTTGGAAGAGGATGTTGGAGTGGACTAGGTCCAAAGATCTTTCTAAGGAATCAGCTGCTCTCCTTCTAGGATGCATGCGCAAGTGCCTGCGCATCTTGTCCAAGCTCGCAACCTCTATTGACCGTGCATTGGTGCGACGCACGGCCGAGAATCTTCAAGAGCTGCTTATTACCTTCTCCTTGCCTCCAGAAATTGTTGGCTCGGCGATTACTGCGCTTGCAGCGACCACGATCTCGGCAAACCCCGAATCCAGCGATAAGGAGCACCGCAAAAGGTGTGCGAACTGGATACATTCAGTCTTTGAAGCATGTGAACAAGAAATCGCCGCGTGCGTCAATGAAACCAGCACAGTCACAGCGCCAGCTAAACTGACCAGGATTCTATTTACACTTGGTGAGGTCTCAATGATCGGCTTTCATGCGAGCGGTGACGAAGGCTCGTCTGAAATGCTGAGTAGTGGCGAACGACAGGATAGCACCGAAGTATCAGTACTTAGGGGTTTGAAGGAGCGCCCCAACTCCAAGCTAGTTCAGCTTCTTCACGCTTTTCTTCCTGAGCGATTACCTGGCTTTTCTGGCGAGAGAACTCCCGAGGAGCTTCGTGCACATGCATTTACAGCTCTCGGTAAACTCTGTCTCCGGGACGACAAACTCGCCAAGACTTCCTTGAACATTCTCGCAAGAGAGCTATACGAGAATATGAATAACGGTAGCCCGTCAGTCCAGAACAACGCATTACTCGTCTTGGGAGATCTCTGCGTAAAATATACGAATATGGTAGACCGCTTCCTCCCGGTCATGGCAGCATGTATGCAATCTGGGGTTACAGATCTCGCAACAAACGTTTTAGGTTCTTCTTTGTCCTCTTCAGCAATGGTTCGAAAGAATGCGGTCCTCCTTTTGTCGAGCCTAATCCTCCAGGACTACATAAAGTGGCGCGGCCTTTTGTTCCATAGATTCCTGGTCGCTTCcgctgacgaagacgaagaggtTGCCAATTTGTCTGAAATGATCGTCTGCGGTCCTTTGATTACGAAGCAACCTAAGCTGTTTTTCAATCATTTTGTTGAATCTATATTTGTTCTGAATCGATGCACAGCCCACCCCATATATGTTGCCGCGGCAACAATGGGTGACTCAGGCTCTGGGATTGCAGTCGGGTTTGAAGGAATCAGCCTTTCTGGAGAAGTCGGTCGCATTCGTCGTCATAAGATGTACGAGATGATGCTAGCAAAGCTGACTGACGAAGATAAAATCGGTGTCACGGCTCGTATCGCCAAAGATGTTTTGGGTAGTGCCCTGCAAAGCGGCAGTGACTTACACTGCGCATGTGCTCTAGACATTCCTTCTTCTAGAAGCACAGGACAAGAAAGTGCTTTCAATGTCTTGAGCGACGCCTTGGTGGTTCTCTCGAGCCCTATGATTCGCGTCGGTAAGACAGccaaggaagacgacgacattgaagACCCGAACGTTCCAAATGCGTCTCGTCGTGTACTAGTCGCCAAGGGCAAATTGTTGTCCAAGATTAGTCGCAAGCATTTGATCGAAATCATTCTCCCCATTCTTTGCAATCTCAAAAGCATTCTGCAGAAGAACTGTTCACGTTTGCTCAAAGATTTGATGGCCTTCTTGGTAGATGTCTTCCGCCGCTACAACACTGAAGTCAAAGAGTTTCTTGCTAGCGATCCCGATTTGCTACAAGAAATCGAGTACGATGCCAAacaattccaaaagaaaaatcaATCGGAAACACCTCGTAATGTCGCCTCGAAGTGA
- a CDS encoding predicted protein, whose product MRFVSAGFLAILSASVTEFAAAFVVRHRRHERQLVMTDQRCFSSVIQKASNQEEDEPDLFEYFDPLLSPHAYPNGISPDEKPLDPKAAAPRPLPKIGNPVGFNLNGSTTKRTTSESATKLDREKNFRETEAFKDRPAVDTSVVFDPTISPHAYANGTPDVVVGDEGTVYIESSSNTISATTTTRNSRKLGVLLIDHGSRKESSNKRLHALAERYQETVADSNTIVTAAHMEIATPSIADGIVSLLEAGVDEIICHPYFLSPGRHVQEDIPQIVQAAIDDLKTEIPIVTTPPTGSNTDLMITAMNGLVQEASASLKRT is encoded by the coding sequence ATGCGTTTCGTCTCTGCTGGGTTTCTGGCAATTTTGTCGGCATCGGTAACGGAATTCGCTGCAGCGTTTGTAGTCCGGCATCGTCGACACGAGCGTCAATTAGTAATGACAGACCAGCGCTGCTTTTCGTCCGTCATACAGAAAGCTTCGAATCAGGAAGAGGATGAGCCAGATCTTTTTGAATACTTTGATCCTTTGCTCAGCCCTCACGCCTATCCGAACGGAATCTCGCCGGACGAAAAGCCGCTGGATCCCAAGGCTGCGGCTCCTAGACCTTTGCCAAAAATTGGCAACCCAGTAGGTTTCAATCTGAACGgatcgacgacgaagagaacGACATCAGAGAGCGCCACAAAATTGGACAGGGAAAAGAACTTTCGGGAAACAGAAGCTTTCAAAGATCGACCAGCTGTAGACACTTCGGTAGTTTTTGATCCGACGATTTCACCACACGCGTACGCCAACGGGACACCGGACGTTGTGGTGGGAGACGAGGGCACCGTTTACATCGAGTCGTCGTCAAACACGATCTCTGCGACAACTACGACTAGAAATTCACGTAAACTTGGTGTCCTACTGATCGATCATGGCTCTCGCAAAGAATCTTCCAACAAGCGTCTGCACGCCTTGGCCGAACGCTATCAAGAAACCGTTGCTGATTCGAATACAATCGTGACGGCTGCGCACATGGAAATTGCGACTCCGTCCATTGCCGATGGGATTGTGTCTTTATTGGAAGCGGGAGTGGATGAAATTATTTGCCATCCTTACTTTCTTAGTCCAGGACGGCACGTCCAAGAAGACATTCCTCAAATTGTACAAGCCGCGATAGATGATTTGAAAACTGAAATTCCGATTGTGACAACACCTCCAACCGGCTCGAATACAGACTTGATGATAACGGCAATGAATGGACTGGTGCAAGAAGCATCCGCGTCGCTCAAAAGGACCTAA
- a CDS encoding predicted protein, giving the protein MHWGVYSTAETVLDQAAPNHTDAIYGGTSLADLVLAYNKDKNDKDDDSIPFDEEPTTPLDFNGKAAVERDEHLPPEVPIFIRCERQADVSNFQLLANTAWCEDKNLDWMAAVWQEVSSWWEAHASCGSVSNLSREFETHARAFETRRKRVSLYETRS; this is encoded by the exons ATGCATTGGGGTGTGTACTCAACCGCGGAGACCGTGTTGGATCAGGCAGCTCCCAATCATACAGACGCAATCTATGGGGGTACATCACTAGCCGATCTAGTCCTGGCTTACAACAAAGATAAAAACGACAAAGATGACGATTCCATACCGTTTGACGAAGAGCCAACAACCCCCCT TGATTTTAACGGAAAAGCGGCTGTGGAGCGCGACGAGCACCTTCCGCCTGAGGTTCCAATCTTCATCCGGTGCGAAAGGCAAGCTGATGTATCCAACTTTCAACTCTTGGCCAACACGGCTTGGTGCGAAGACAAGAATTTGGATTGGATGGCGGCGGTATGGCAAGAGGTATCTAGTTGGTGGGAGGCGCACGCGTCCTGCGGAAGCGTTTCTAATCTTTCACGCGAATTCGAAACGCACGCTCGAGCGTTTGAAACGCGACGGAAGCGTGTCAGTTTATACGAAACGCGTTCGTAG